From the Burkholderia sp. GAS332 genome, one window contains:
- a CDS encoding acid stress chaperone HdeA, with product MKRIMIGAFVVGLSLSQIGLARAALEVQPAKMKCEDFLSLADNYKPALLYWTAGVDRMNVKANDVLVVDAADPVGLVVDECRKDPSTSFMGKVRQLTRSGRLHVVDHSGQH from the coding sequence ATGAAGAGGATCATGATTGGGGCGTTCGTTGTGGGCTTGAGTCTGTCACAGATCGGATTGGCACGGGCAGCGCTGGAAGTGCAGCCTGCAAAAATGAAATGTGAAGATTTTCTCTCGCTGGCCGACAATTACAAACCCGCGTTGCTGTACTGGACGGCCGGCGTTGACCGGATGAACGTGAAAGCGAATGACGTACTCGTGGTCGATGCAGCAGACCCGGTGGGGTTGGTCGTGGACGAATGCAGGAAAGACCCGAGCACATCTTTCATGGGTAAGGTCCGGCAACTGACCAGGTCGGGACGGCTCCACGTTGTGGACCATAGCGGTCAACATT
- a CDS encoding transposase, IS5 family: MPKLGTFGSVRGVSGNRYSYRDQVFTGETYLQTEPPIDPSSLTRWRKRLGEAGVEELLAETIEAARRAGVIKASSAKRVIVDTTVMPKAIAHPTDSRLLERCREHLVKAAARHGLKLRQNYNREAPHLACQIGRYAHAKQYKRMRKALRTLRSRVGRVMRDVERQLNTVADDNRMALQELIGRTKRILTQKPKDKNKLYALHAPEVECLAKGKVRTPYEFGVKVSITTTHKEGLVVGARSMPGNPYDGHTLAEALEQAAILSDVKPEVAIVDRGYKGVAIDGVKVYHPGLRRGITRTLRAMIRRRSAIEPAIGHMKADGKLDRNWLKGALGDAINAVLCGAGHNLRMILRKLRLFYAFLLVVLLNHSIATTSVPVRLDTT, from the coding sequence ATGCCTAAATTGGGCACGTTCGGATCTGTGCGGGGGGTATCGGGTAACCGGTATTCCTACCGCGATCAGGTCTTTACGGGCGAGACGTACCTGCAGACGGAGCCGCCGATCGACCCATCGAGCCTGACGCGTTGGCGAAAGCGGCTGGGCGAAGCTGGGGTTGAAGAACTGCTGGCCGAGACGATCGAAGCAGCCAGGCGCGCGGGCGTGATCAAGGCATCGAGCGCGAAGCGCGTAATCGTCGACACGACGGTCATGCCAAAGGCGATCGCGCATCCGACGGACTCACGGTTGCTGGAGCGGTGCCGTGAGCATCTGGTGAAGGCCGCGGCGCGGCATGGTCTGAAGCTGCGGCAGAACTACAACCGCGAGGCGCCGCACCTGGCGTGCCAGATCGGCCGTTACGCGCACGCAAAGCAATACAAGCGGATGAGAAAGGCACTGCGCACATTGCGTTCGCGTGTCGGTCGGGTAATGCGTGACGTTGAGCGGCAACTCAACACGGTGGCCGATGACAACCGTATGGCATTGCAAGAGCTGATTGGCCGCACGAAGCGGATCCTGACGCAAAAGCCGAAGGACAAGAACAAGCTTTATGCGCTGCATGCACCGGAAGTCGAATGCCTCGCCAAGGGCAAGGTACGCACGCCGTACGAGTTCGGCGTAAAGGTGTCGATCACGACCACTCACAAGGAAGGACTCGTGGTCGGCGCACGCTCGATGCCAGGCAACCCGTACGATGGTCACACGCTGGCCGAAGCGCTGGAGCAGGCGGCAATCCTGAGCGACGTTAAACCAGAAGTCGCCATCGTGGATCGGGGATACAAGGGCGTCGCGATCGACGGCGTGAAGGTCTACCATCCGGGCTTGCGACGCGGCATCACGCGCACGCTGCGCGCGATGATCAGGCGACGCAGTGCAATCGAGCCAGCCATCGGTCACATGAAGGCAGACGGGAAACTTGACCGGAACTGGCTCAAGGGTGCGCTGGGCGATGCAATCAACGCCGTTCTATGCGGCGCCGGTCACAACTTGCGGATGATCCTGAGGAAACTGCGGCTTTTTTATGCCTTCCTTCTCGTCGTTCTGCTCAATCACAGCATCGCCACAACGTCGGTGCCCGTGAGGCTGGACACCACGTAA